Proteins encoded in a region of the Micropterus dolomieu isolate WLL.071019.BEF.003 ecotype Adirondacks linkage group LG07, ASM2129224v1, whole genome shotgun sequence genome:
- the LOC123973893 gene encoding uncharacterized protein LOC123973893 isoform X1, whose translation MNSLPLVLYLLYLVDSGVFVPCAFFVAQTASHVHTVLSSLPAPVNVSVDSVNFRHVLRWDPGPGTPPGTQYMIIRRAGYRTQLFWCRLQHVCSPKHSKSKGEQDKLSHVWVPECLHQAEREGSCYSALHTPCRISALSVFDDRVKGKNGKPLPHNVTQTSLKLRLHHSKTYYLMVQASYNQTLSPVSSKVVFTPFEDTKIGPPQLSLTGCGNCIQINISLPEADRQSGIPDIQKLYDPDFRVSWRKHNATVESFKTKDRNLTLENLQYGMEYCVQVHTEAHLNKNTMPSDWKCTVTSIVEPSRGPLVVGSVAALLMLVVGVLMTSMFCLYYTGLLCKQKLPRALIITQYRDNILTTERIIPDPISISSESDKRRKHNNPTLPQPVTRGANAEGEGEGEGEEEEEGTHVYMDRPQQLSSGESSCWDSVYVVGKSRPGAPGDSVLTMEAEVPDAEFEVKVTHVALDQDEAKGEGAEVSIPGVVQGHVIDTVEEEEEGKEEVEVCDSSGNINLFSVTLAALAVCEEKEKEVENTEDSLTEFLKPSNQEPLLPTGLKWTLSHTDFPTESDDQTSVPLMLPTQEDFTGFEGRRADTLSDWCDDETQEEEEEEYIRHT comes from the exons ATGAACTCTTTACCTCTTGTTCTATATCTGTTGTACCTGGTTGATTCTG GTGTCTTTGTACCTTGTGCTTTCTTTGTAGCTCAGACTGCGTCACATGTTCACACAGTGCTCAGTTCCCTTCCTGCTCCTGTCAATGTTTCTGTCGACTCAGTCAACTTCCGCCATGTCCTGCGTTGGGATCCTGGGCCCGGCACCCCACCAGGAACACAGTACATGATCATCAGGAG GGCAGGGTATCGGACTCAACTATTTTGGTGCAGACTACAACATGTCTGTAGCCCCAAACACAGTAAAAGTAAGGGAGAGCAGGATaagttgtcacatgt GTGGGTGCCTGAATGCTTGCACCAAGCGGAGAGGGAGGGCTCGTGTTACTCTGCGCTGCACACACCCTGCAGGATTTCTGCACTTTCCGTCTTTGACGACAG GGTAAAAGGGAAAAATGGGAAACCGCTACCACATAATGTAACACAGACATCATTAAAGCTGAGGCTTCACCACTCCAAAACATATTACCTGATGGTCCAGGCATCCTACAACCAAACCCTGTCACCGGTGTCCAGCAAAGTCGTCTTCACCCCTTTTGAAGACA CTAAAATAGGTCCTCCACAACTCTCACTGACTGGATGTGGCAACTGCATTCAAATCAACATTTCACTGCctgaggcagacagacagtcaggaaTCCCTGACATCCAGAAATTATACGATCCTGATTTCAGAGTCTCGTGGAGGAAACATAACGCAACAGTG GAGTCcttcaaaacaaaagacaggAATTTAACTCTTGAGAACCTACAGTATGGTATGGAGTACTGTGTGCAGGTGCACACAGAAGCTCATCTGAACAAAAACACCATGCCTTCTGACTGGAAGTGCACCGTCACTAGCATTGTGGAGCCGAGCAGAG gccCTCTTGTTGTAGGTTCAGTTGCTGCTCTTCTGATGTTAGTTGTTGGTGTCCTGATGACCTCCATGTTTTGCCTCTACTACACTGGACTCCTTTGTAAACAGAAACTGCCCAGAGCATTAATT ATTACTCAGTACCGAGACAACATCCTGACAACAGAGAGAATAATCCCTGATCCGATCTCCATCAGCTCAGAGAGCGACAAACGGAGGAAGCACAACAATCCCACTCTTCCACAGCCTGTCACCAGGGGCGCTAACgcggagggggagggggagggggagggggaggaggaagaggaagggacACATGTCTACATGGATAGACCTCAACAGCTTTCCTCAGGTGAAAGCTCCTGTTGGGACTCTGTTTATGTGGTTGGGAAGAGCAGGCCGGGTGCACCGGGGGACTCTGTTTTGACAATGGAGGCGGAGGTACCGGACGCAGAGTTTGAGGTTAAGGTCACACATGTGGCACTTGATCAAGATGAGGCCAAAGGTGAAGGAGCAGAGGTTTCCATACCTGGGGTGGTCCAGGGGCATGTCATAGATacggtggaggaggaggaggaggggaaggaggaggtggaggtgtgtGACAGCTCAGGCAATATCAATCTGTTCTCTGTCACCCTCGCTGCACTGGCTGTGTGTgaggaaaaggagaaggaagTGGAGAATACAGAAGACTCTCTCACAGAGTTTTTGAAACCATCCAATCAGGAGCCTTTACTACCCACGGGTTTAAAGTGGACTTTGAGCCACACAGACTTTCCAACTGAGTCAGATGATCAAACATCTGTGCCATTAATGTTACCTACACAAGAAGACTTTACTGGGTTTGAAGGCAGACGTGCAGACACTTTGTCTGACTGGTGTGATGATgagacacaggaggaggaggaggaggaatatATAAGACACACATGA
- the LOC123973893 gene encoding uncharacterized protein LOC123973893 isoform X5, which translates to MNSLPLVLYLLYLVDSVNFRHVLRWDPGPGTPPGTQYMIIRRAGYRTQLFWCRLQHVCSPKHSKSKGEQDKLSHVWVPECLHQAEREGSCYSALHTPCRISALSVFDDRVKGKNGKPLPHNVTQTSLKLRLHHSKTYYLMVQASYNQTLSPVSSKVVFTPFEDTKIGPPQLSLTGCGNCIQINISLPEADRQSGIPDIQKLYDPDFRVSWRKHNATVESFKTKDRNLTLENLQYGMEYCVQVHTEAHLNKNTMPSDWKCTVTSIVEPSRGPLVVGSVAALLMLVVGVLMTSMFCLYYTGLLCKQKLPRALIITQYRDNILTTERIIPDPISISSESDKRRKHNNPTLPQPVTRGANAEGEGEGEGEEEEEGTHVYMDRPQQLSSGESSCWDSVYVVGKSRPGAPGDSVLTMEAEVPDAEFEVKVTHVALDQDEAKGEGAEVSIPGVVQGHVIDTVEEEEEGKEEVEVCDSSGNINLFSVTLAALAVCEEKEKEVENTEDSLTEFLKPSNQEPLLPTGLKWTLSHTDFPTESDDQTSVPLMLPTQEDFTGFEGRRADTLSDWCDDETQEEEEEEYIRHT; encoded by the exons ATGAACTCTTTACCTCTTGTTCTATATCTGTTGTACCTGGTTGATTCTG TCAACTTCCGCCATGTCCTGCGTTGGGATCCTGGGCCCGGCACCCCACCAGGAACACAGTACATGATCATCAGGAG GGCAGGGTATCGGACTCAACTATTTTGGTGCAGACTACAACATGTCTGTAGCCCCAAACACAGTAAAAGTAAGGGAGAGCAGGATaagttgtcacatgt GTGGGTGCCTGAATGCTTGCACCAAGCGGAGAGGGAGGGCTCGTGTTACTCTGCGCTGCACACACCCTGCAGGATTTCTGCACTTTCCGTCTTTGACGACAG GGTAAAAGGGAAAAATGGGAAACCGCTACCACATAATGTAACACAGACATCATTAAAGCTGAGGCTTCACCACTCCAAAACATATTACCTGATGGTCCAGGCATCCTACAACCAAACCCTGTCACCGGTGTCCAGCAAAGTCGTCTTCACCCCTTTTGAAGACA CTAAAATAGGTCCTCCACAACTCTCACTGACTGGATGTGGCAACTGCATTCAAATCAACATTTCACTGCctgaggcagacagacagtcaggaaTCCCTGACATCCAGAAATTATACGATCCTGATTTCAGAGTCTCGTGGAGGAAACATAACGCAACAGTG GAGTCcttcaaaacaaaagacaggAATTTAACTCTTGAGAACCTACAGTATGGTATGGAGTACTGTGTGCAGGTGCACACAGAAGCTCATCTGAACAAAAACACCATGCCTTCTGACTGGAAGTGCACCGTCACTAGCATTGTGGAGCCGAGCAGAG gccCTCTTGTTGTAGGTTCAGTTGCTGCTCTTCTGATGTTAGTTGTTGGTGTCCTGATGACCTCCATGTTTTGCCTCTACTACACTGGACTCCTTTGTAAACAGAAACTGCCCAGAGCATTAATT ATTACTCAGTACCGAGACAACATCCTGACAACAGAGAGAATAATCCCTGATCCGATCTCCATCAGCTCAGAGAGCGACAAACGGAGGAAGCACAACAATCCCACTCTTCCACAGCCTGTCACCAGGGGCGCTAACgcggagggggagggggagggggagggggaggaggaagaggaagggacACATGTCTACATGGATAGACCTCAACAGCTTTCCTCAGGTGAAAGCTCCTGTTGGGACTCTGTTTATGTGGTTGGGAAGAGCAGGCCGGGTGCACCGGGGGACTCTGTTTTGACAATGGAGGCGGAGGTACCGGACGCAGAGTTTGAGGTTAAGGTCACACATGTGGCACTTGATCAAGATGAGGCCAAAGGTGAAGGAGCAGAGGTTTCCATACCTGGGGTGGTCCAGGGGCATGTCATAGATacggtggaggaggaggaggaggggaaggaggaggtggaggtgtgtGACAGCTCAGGCAATATCAATCTGTTCTCTGTCACCCTCGCTGCACTGGCTGTGTGTgaggaaaaggagaaggaagTGGAGAATACAGAAGACTCTCTCACAGAGTTTTTGAAACCATCCAATCAGGAGCCTTTACTACCCACGGGTTTAAAGTGGACTTTGAGCCACACAGACTTTCCAACTGAGTCAGATGATCAAACATCTGTGCCATTAATGTTACCTACACAAGAAGACTTTACTGGGTTTGAAGGCAGACGTGCAGACACTTTGTCTGACTGGTGTGATGATgagacacaggaggaggaggaggaggaatatATAAGACACACATGA
- the LOC123973893 gene encoding uncharacterized protein LOC123973893 isoform X3 produces the protein MNSLPLVLYLLYLVDSVLSSLPAPVNVSVDSVNFRHVLRWDPGPGTPPGTQYMIIRRAGYRTQLFWCRLQHVCSPKHSKSKGEQDKLSHVWVPECLHQAEREGSCYSALHTPCRISALSVFDDRVKGKNGKPLPHNVTQTSLKLRLHHSKTYYLMVQASYNQTLSPVSSKVVFTPFEDTKIGPPQLSLTGCGNCIQINISLPEADRQSGIPDIQKLYDPDFRVSWRKHNATVESFKTKDRNLTLENLQYGMEYCVQVHTEAHLNKNTMPSDWKCTVTSIVEPSRGPLVVGSVAALLMLVVGVLMTSMFCLYYTGLLCKQKLPRALIITQYRDNILTTERIIPDPISISSESDKRRKHNNPTLPQPVTRGANAEGEGEGEGEEEEEGTHVYMDRPQQLSSGESSCWDSVYVVGKSRPGAPGDSVLTMEAEVPDAEFEVKVTHVALDQDEAKGEGAEVSIPGVVQGHVIDTVEEEEEGKEEVEVCDSSGNINLFSVTLAALAVCEEKEKEVENTEDSLTEFLKPSNQEPLLPTGLKWTLSHTDFPTESDDQTSVPLMLPTQEDFTGFEGRRADTLSDWCDDETQEEEEEEYIRHT, from the exons ATGAACTCTTTACCTCTTGTTCTATATCTGTTGTACCTGGTTGATTCTG TGCTCAGTTCCCTTCCTGCTCCTGTCAATGTTTCTGTCGACTCAGTCAACTTCCGCCATGTCCTGCGTTGGGATCCTGGGCCCGGCACCCCACCAGGAACACAGTACATGATCATCAGGAG GGCAGGGTATCGGACTCAACTATTTTGGTGCAGACTACAACATGTCTGTAGCCCCAAACACAGTAAAAGTAAGGGAGAGCAGGATaagttgtcacatgt GTGGGTGCCTGAATGCTTGCACCAAGCGGAGAGGGAGGGCTCGTGTTACTCTGCGCTGCACACACCCTGCAGGATTTCTGCACTTTCCGTCTTTGACGACAG GGTAAAAGGGAAAAATGGGAAACCGCTACCACATAATGTAACACAGACATCATTAAAGCTGAGGCTTCACCACTCCAAAACATATTACCTGATGGTCCAGGCATCCTACAACCAAACCCTGTCACCGGTGTCCAGCAAAGTCGTCTTCACCCCTTTTGAAGACA CTAAAATAGGTCCTCCACAACTCTCACTGACTGGATGTGGCAACTGCATTCAAATCAACATTTCACTGCctgaggcagacagacagtcaggaaTCCCTGACATCCAGAAATTATACGATCCTGATTTCAGAGTCTCGTGGAGGAAACATAACGCAACAGTG GAGTCcttcaaaacaaaagacaggAATTTAACTCTTGAGAACCTACAGTATGGTATGGAGTACTGTGTGCAGGTGCACACAGAAGCTCATCTGAACAAAAACACCATGCCTTCTGACTGGAAGTGCACCGTCACTAGCATTGTGGAGCCGAGCAGAG gccCTCTTGTTGTAGGTTCAGTTGCTGCTCTTCTGATGTTAGTTGTTGGTGTCCTGATGACCTCCATGTTTTGCCTCTACTACACTGGACTCCTTTGTAAACAGAAACTGCCCAGAGCATTAATT ATTACTCAGTACCGAGACAACATCCTGACAACAGAGAGAATAATCCCTGATCCGATCTCCATCAGCTCAGAGAGCGACAAACGGAGGAAGCACAACAATCCCACTCTTCCACAGCCTGTCACCAGGGGCGCTAACgcggagggggagggggagggggagggggaggaggaagaggaagggacACATGTCTACATGGATAGACCTCAACAGCTTTCCTCAGGTGAAAGCTCCTGTTGGGACTCTGTTTATGTGGTTGGGAAGAGCAGGCCGGGTGCACCGGGGGACTCTGTTTTGACAATGGAGGCGGAGGTACCGGACGCAGAGTTTGAGGTTAAGGTCACACATGTGGCACTTGATCAAGATGAGGCCAAAGGTGAAGGAGCAGAGGTTTCCATACCTGGGGTGGTCCAGGGGCATGTCATAGATacggtggaggaggaggaggaggggaaggaggaggtggaggtgtgtGACAGCTCAGGCAATATCAATCTGTTCTCTGTCACCCTCGCTGCACTGGCTGTGTGTgaggaaaaggagaaggaagTGGAGAATACAGAAGACTCTCTCACAGAGTTTTTGAAACCATCCAATCAGGAGCCTTTACTACCCACGGGTTTAAAGTGGACTTTGAGCCACACAGACTTTCCAACTGAGTCAGATGATCAAACATCTGTGCCATTAATGTTACCTACACAAGAAGACTTTACTGGGTTTGAAGGCAGACGTGCAGACACTTTGTCTGACTGGTGTGATGATgagacacaggaggaggaggaggaggaatatATAAGACACACATGA
- the LOC123973893 gene encoding interleukin-20 receptor subunit alpha-like isoform X4, translating to MNSLPLVLYLLYLVDSGVFVPCAFFVAQTASHVHTVLSSLPAPVNVSVDSVNFRHVLRWDPGPGTPPGTQYMIIRRWVPECLHQAEREGSCYSALHTPCRISALSVFDDRVKGKNGKPLPHNVTQTSLKLRLHHSKTYYLMVQASYNQTLSPVSSKVVFTPFEDTKIGPPQLSLTGCGNCIQINISLPEADRQSGIPDIQKLYDPDFRVSWRKHNATVESFKTKDRNLTLENLQYGMEYCVQVHTEAHLNKNTMPSDWKCTVTSIVEPSRGPLVVGSVAALLMLVVGVLMTSMFCLYYTGLLCKQKLPRALIITQYRDNILTTERIIPDPISISSESDKRRKHNNPTLPQPVTRGANAEGEGEGEGEEEEEGTHVYMDRPQQLSSGESSCWDSVYVVGKSRPGAPGDSVLTMEAEVPDAEFEVKVTHVALDQDEAKGEGAEVSIPGVVQGHVIDTVEEEEEGKEEVEVCDSSGNINLFSVTLAALAVCEEKEKEVENTEDSLTEFLKPSNQEPLLPTGLKWTLSHTDFPTESDDQTSVPLMLPTQEDFTGFEGRRADTLSDWCDDETQEEEEEEYIRHT from the exons ATGAACTCTTTACCTCTTGTTCTATATCTGTTGTACCTGGTTGATTCTG GTGTCTTTGTACCTTGTGCTTTCTTTGTAGCTCAGACTGCGTCACATGTTCACACAGTGCTCAGTTCCCTTCCTGCTCCTGTCAATGTTTCTGTCGACTCAGTCAACTTCCGCCATGTCCTGCGTTGGGATCCTGGGCCCGGCACCCCACCAGGAACACAGTACATGATCATCAGGAG GTGGGTGCCTGAATGCTTGCACCAAGCGGAGAGGGAGGGCTCGTGTTACTCTGCGCTGCACACACCCTGCAGGATTTCTGCACTTTCCGTCTTTGACGACAG GGTAAAAGGGAAAAATGGGAAACCGCTACCACATAATGTAACACAGACATCATTAAAGCTGAGGCTTCACCACTCCAAAACATATTACCTGATGGTCCAGGCATCCTACAACCAAACCCTGTCACCGGTGTCCAGCAAAGTCGTCTTCACCCCTTTTGAAGACA CTAAAATAGGTCCTCCACAACTCTCACTGACTGGATGTGGCAACTGCATTCAAATCAACATTTCACTGCctgaggcagacagacagtcaggaaTCCCTGACATCCAGAAATTATACGATCCTGATTTCAGAGTCTCGTGGAGGAAACATAACGCAACAGTG GAGTCcttcaaaacaaaagacaggAATTTAACTCTTGAGAACCTACAGTATGGTATGGAGTACTGTGTGCAGGTGCACACAGAAGCTCATCTGAACAAAAACACCATGCCTTCTGACTGGAAGTGCACCGTCACTAGCATTGTGGAGCCGAGCAGAG gccCTCTTGTTGTAGGTTCAGTTGCTGCTCTTCTGATGTTAGTTGTTGGTGTCCTGATGACCTCCATGTTTTGCCTCTACTACACTGGACTCCTTTGTAAACAGAAACTGCCCAGAGCATTAATT ATTACTCAGTACCGAGACAACATCCTGACAACAGAGAGAATAATCCCTGATCCGATCTCCATCAGCTCAGAGAGCGACAAACGGAGGAAGCACAACAATCCCACTCTTCCACAGCCTGTCACCAGGGGCGCTAACgcggagggggagggggagggggagggggaggaggaagaggaagggacACATGTCTACATGGATAGACCTCAACAGCTTTCCTCAGGTGAAAGCTCCTGTTGGGACTCTGTTTATGTGGTTGGGAAGAGCAGGCCGGGTGCACCGGGGGACTCTGTTTTGACAATGGAGGCGGAGGTACCGGACGCAGAGTTTGAGGTTAAGGTCACACATGTGGCACTTGATCAAGATGAGGCCAAAGGTGAAGGAGCAGAGGTTTCCATACCTGGGGTGGTCCAGGGGCATGTCATAGATacggtggaggaggaggaggaggggaaggaggaggtggaggtgtgtGACAGCTCAGGCAATATCAATCTGTTCTCTGTCACCCTCGCTGCACTGGCTGTGTGTgaggaaaaggagaaggaagTGGAGAATACAGAAGACTCTCTCACAGAGTTTTTGAAACCATCCAATCAGGAGCCTTTACTACCCACGGGTTTAAAGTGGACTTTGAGCCACACAGACTTTCCAACTGAGTCAGATGATCAAACATCTGTGCCATTAATGTTACCTACACAAGAAGACTTTACTGGGTTTGAAGGCAGACGTGCAGACACTTTGTCTGACTGGTGTGATGATgagacacaggaggaggaggaggaggaatatATAAGACACACATGA
- the LOC123973893 gene encoding uncharacterized protein LOC123973893 isoform X7 — MNSLPLVLYLLYLVDSVNFRHVLRWDPGPGTPPGTQYMIIRRWVPECLHQAEREGSCYSALHTPCRISALSVFDDRVKGKNGKPLPHNVTQTSLKLRLHHSKTYYLMVQASYNQTLSPVSSKVVFTPFEDTKIGPPQLSLTGCGNCIQINISLPEADRQSGIPDIQKLYDPDFRVSWRKHNATVESFKTKDRNLTLENLQYGMEYCVQVHTEAHLNKNTMPSDWKCTVTSIVEPSRGPLVVGSVAALLMLVVGVLMTSMFCLYYTGLLCKQKLPRALIITQYRDNILTTERIIPDPISISSESDKRRKHNNPTLPQPVTRGANAEGEGEGEGEEEEEGTHVYMDRPQQLSSGESSCWDSVYVVGKSRPGAPGDSVLTMEAEVPDAEFEVKVTHVALDQDEAKGEGAEVSIPGVVQGHVIDTVEEEEEGKEEVEVCDSSGNINLFSVTLAALAVCEEKEKEVENTEDSLTEFLKPSNQEPLLPTGLKWTLSHTDFPTESDDQTSVPLMLPTQEDFTGFEGRRADTLSDWCDDETQEEEEEEYIRHT; from the exons ATGAACTCTTTACCTCTTGTTCTATATCTGTTGTACCTGGTTGATTCTG TCAACTTCCGCCATGTCCTGCGTTGGGATCCTGGGCCCGGCACCCCACCAGGAACACAGTACATGATCATCAGGAG GTGGGTGCCTGAATGCTTGCACCAAGCGGAGAGGGAGGGCTCGTGTTACTCTGCGCTGCACACACCCTGCAGGATTTCTGCACTTTCCGTCTTTGACGACAG GGTAAAAGGGAAAAATGGGAAACCGCTACCACATAATGTAACACAGACATCATTAAAGCTGAGGCTTCACCACTCCAAAACATATTACCTGATGGTCCAGGCATCCTACAACCAAACCCTGTCACCGGTGTCCAGCAAAGTCGTCTTCACCCCTTTTGAAGACA CTAAAATAGGTCCTCCACAACTCTCACTGACTGGATGTGGCAACTGCATTCAAATCAACATTTCACTGCctgaggcagacagacagtcaggaaTCCCTGACATCCAGAAATTATACGATCCTGATTTCAGAGTCTCGTGGAGGAAACATAACGCAACAGTG GAGTCcttcaaaacaaaagacaggAATTTAACTCTTGAGAACCTACAGTATGGTATGGAGTACTGTGTGCAGGTGCACACAGAAGCTCATCTGAACAAAAACACCATGCCTTCTGACTGGAAGTGCACCGTCACTAGCATTGTGGAGCCGAGCAGAG gccCTCTTGTTGTAGGTTCAGTTGCTGCTCTTCTGATGTTAGTTGTTGGTGTCCTGATGACCTCCATGTTTTGCCTCTACTACACTGGACTCCTTTGTAAACAGAAACTGCCCAGAGCATTAATT ATTACTCAGTACCGAGACAACATCCTGACAACAGAGAGAATAATCCCTGATCCGATCTCCATCAGCTCAGAGAGCGACAAACGGAGGAAGCACAACAATCCCACTCTTCCACAGCCTGTCACCAGGGGCGCTAACgcggagggggagggggagggggagggggaggaggaagaggaagggacACATGTCTACATGGATAGACCTCAACAGCTTTCCTCAGGTGAAAGCTCCTGTTGGGACTCTGTTTATGTGGTTGGGAAGAGCAGGCCGGGTGCACCGGGGGACTCTGTTTTGACAATGGAGGCGGAGGTACCGGACGCAGAGTTTGAGGTTAAGGTCACACATGTGGCACTTGATCAAGATGAGGCCAAAGGTGAAGGAGCAGAGGTTTCCATACCTGGGGTGGTCCAGGGGCATGTCATAGATacggtggaggaggaggaggaggggaaggaggaggtggaggtgtgtGACAGCTCAGGCAATATCAATCTGTTCTCTGTCACCCTCGCTGCACTGGCTGTGTGTgaggaaaaggagaaggaagTGGAGAATACAGAAGACTCTCTCACAGAGTTTTTGAAACCATCCAATCAGGAGCCTTTACTACCCACGGGTTTAAAGTGGACTTTGAGCCACACAGACTTTCCAACTGAGTCAGATGATCAAACATCTGTGCCATTAATGTTACCTACACAAGAAGACTTTACTGGGTTTGAAGGCAGACGTGCAGACACTTTGTCTGACTGGTGTGATGATgagacacaggaggaggaggaggaggaatatATAAGACACACATGA
- the LOC123973893 gene encoding uncharacterized protein LOC123973893 isoform X2 yields the protein MNSLPLVLYLLYLVDSAQTASHVHTVLSSLPAPVNVSVDSVNFRHVLRWDPGPGTPPGTQYMIIRRAGYRTQLFWCRLQHVCSPKHSKSKGEQDKLSHVWVPECLHQAEREGSCYSALHTPCRISALSVFDDRVKGKNGKPLPHNVTQTSLKLRLHHSKTYYLMVQASYNQTLSPVSSKVVFTPFEDTKIGPPQLSLTGCGNCIQINISLPEADRQSGIPDIQKLYDPDFRVSWRKHNATVESFKTKDRNLTLENLQYGMEYCVQVHTEAHLNKNTMPSDWKCTVTSIVEPSRGPLVVGSVAALLMLVVGVLMTSMFCLYYTGLLCKQKLPRALIITQYRDNILTTERIIPDPISISSESDKRRKHNNPTLPQPVTRGANAEGEGEGEGEEEEEGTHVYMDRPQQLSSGESSCWDSVYVVGKSRPGAPGDSVLTMEAEVPDAEFEVKVTHVALDQDEAKGEGAEVSIPGVVQGHVIDTVEEEEEGKEEVEVCDSSGNINLFSVTLAALAVCEEKEKEVENTEDSLTEFLKPSNQEPLLPTGLKWTLSHTDFPTESDDQTSVPLMLPTQEDFTGFEGRRADTLSDWCDDETQEEEEEEYIRHT from the exons ATGAACTCTTTACCTCTTGTTCTATATCTGTTGTACCTGGTTGATTCTG CTCAGACTGCGTCACATGTTCACACAGTGCTCAGTTCCCTTCCTGCTCCTGTCAATGTTTCTGTCGACTCAGTCAACTTCCGCCATGTCCTGCGTTGGGATCCTGGGCCCGGCACCCCACCAGGAACACAGTACATGATCATCAGGAG GGCAGGGTATCGGACTCAACTATTTTGGTGCAGACTACAACATGTCTGTAGCCCCAAACACAGTAAAAGTAAGGGAGAGCAGGATaagttgtcacatgt GTGGGTGCCTGAATGCTTGCACCAAGCGGAGAGGGAGGGCTCGTGTTACTCTGCGCTGCACACACCCTGCAGGATTTCTGCACTTTCCGTCTTTGACGACAG GGTAAAAGGGAAAAATGGGAAACCGCTACCACATAATGTAACACAGACATCATTAAAGCTGAGGCTTCACCACTCCAAAACATATTACCTGATGGTCCAGGCATCCTACAACCAAACCCTGTCACCGGTGTCCAGCAAAGTCGTCTTCACCCCTTTTGAAGACA CTAAAATAGGTCCTCCACAACTCTCACTGACTGGATGTGGCAACTGCATTCAAATCAACATTTCACTGCctgaggcagacagacagtcaggaaTCCCTGACATCCAGAAATTATACGATCCTGATTTCAGAGTCTCGTGGAGGAAACATAACGCAACAGTG GAGTCcttcaaaacaaaagacaggAATTTAACTCTTGAGAACCTACAGTATGGTATGGAGTACTGTGTGCAGGTGCACACAGAAGCTCATCTGAACAAAAACACCATGCCTTCTGACTGGAAGTGCACCGTCACTAGCATTGTGGAGCCGAGCAGAG gccCTCTTGTTGTAGGTTCAGTTGCTGCTCTTCTGATGTTAGTTGTTGGTGTCCTGATGACCTCCATGTTTTGCCTCTACTACACTGGACTCCTTTGTAAACAGAAACTGCCCAGAGCATTAATT ATTACTCAGTACCGAGACAACATCCTGACAACAGAGAGAATAATCCCTGATCCGATCTCCATCAGCTCAGAGAGCGACAAACGGAGGAAGCACAACAATCCCACTCTTCCACAGCCTGTCACCAGGGGCGCTAACgcggagggggagggggagggggagggggaggaggaagaggaagggacACATGTCTACATGGATAGACCTCAACAGCTTTCCTCAGGTGAAAGCTCCTGTTGGGACTCTGTTTATGTGGTTGGGAAGAGCAGGCCGGGTGCACCGGGGGACTCTGTTTTGACAATGGAGGCGGAGGTACCGGACGCAGAGTTTGAGGTTAAGGTCACACATGTGGCACTTGATCAAGATGAGGCCAAAGGTGAAGGAGCAGAGGTTTCCATACCTGGGGTGGTCCAGGGGCATGTCATAGATacggtggaggaggaggaggaggggaaggaggaggtggaggtgtgtGACAGCTCAGGCAATATCAATCTGTTCTCTGTCACCCTCGCTGCACTGGCTGTGTGTgaggaaaaggagaaggaagTGGAGAATACAGAAGACTCTCTCACAGAGTTTTTGAAACCATCCAATCAGGAGCCTTTACTACCCACGGGTTTAAAGTGGACTTTGAGCCACACAGACTTTCCAACTGAGTCAGATGATCAAACATCTGTGCCATTAATGTTACCTACACAAGAAGACTTTACTGGGTTTGAAGGCAGACGTGCAGACACTTTGTCTGACTGGTGTGATGATgagacacaggaggaggaggaggaggaatatATAAGACACACATGA